Proteins found in one Solitalea lacus genomic segment:
- the truB gene encoding tRNA pseudouridine(55) synthase TruB has product MSNEITNQSIPTENIDQQLQDKVVPDFSRFQEGQVLLINKPYKWTSFDVVGKIRNAFKPVKLKVGHAGTLDPLAKGLLIICTGKFTKRIDEYQAQEKEYTGTMILGATTPSYDMETEVDVQYDFRHITQEQILANTQHFIGEIEQVAPAHSALKINGERAYEKARRGEEVILKSRKITITEFEITRIELPEIDFRVVCSKGTYIRSLAHDFGKKLDNGAYLSALRRTRIGNFRIEDAKEVMETVEEIRELKTGI; this is encoded by the coding sequence ATGAGTAACGAAATCACCAATCAAAGTATACCTACTGAAAACATTGATCAGCAACTGCAAGACAAAGTTGTCCCTGATTTTTCAAGATTTCAGGAAGGACAAGTGCTGCTTATTAATAAACCTTACAAGTGGACTTCCTTTGATGTGGTTGGCAAAATCAGAAATGCTTTTAAGCCTGTAAAACTCAAAGTTGGCCATGCAGGCACCCTTGATCCTCTAGCCAAAGGCCTGTTGATAATCTGTACAGGTAAATTCACAAAGAGAATTGACGAGTACCAGGCGCAGGAAAAAGAATATACCGGCACCATGATTTTAGGGGCCACAACACCTTCGTACGATATGGAAACTGAAGTTGATGTTCAGTACGATTTCAGGCACATTACACAAGAACAGATTTTAGCAAACACCCAACATTTTATTGGAGAAATTGAACAGGTTGCTCCGGCACATTCAGCTCTCAAAATTAATGGTGAACGTGCCTACGAGAAAGCACGTCGCGGTGAAGAAGTAATACTGAAATCACGTAAGATTACCATCACGGAGTTTGAAATCACCCGGATTGAATTGCCGGAAATTGATTTCAGGGTAGTTTGCTCAAAAGGAACATATATTCGCTCTTTGGCACACGACTTTGGCAAAAAACTCGACAATGGAGCCTATTTGTCGGCATTACGTCGTACGCGCATAGGCAATTTCAGAATTGAAGATGCCAAAGAAGTAATGGAAACTGTGGAAGAGATCCGGGAATTGAAAACAGGAATTTAA